From the Pseudomonadales bacterium genome, one window contains:
- the narJ gene encoding nitrate reductase molybdenum cofactor assembly chaperone, with protein sequence MNAFAQAPDRAAGAALRALARLIDYPDGELRQALPELRATLHAARRAGAPLSDDRLAELDRLARSLADSDPLDAEAEYVRVFDSSRACSLHLFEHVHGDSRERGPALVDLRHSYEQAGLLLAPGELPDYLPAVLEFASTQPATQTRGFLGELTHILNAIHSALRRLESPYASAIAAIVELAGEEPTAVESAPEPALDALWEEPPAFDGCTPYRARPQPVASADPVRLVGEPQRVAVPVSSNGAPS encoded by the coding sequence ATGAATGCCTTTGCCCAGGCTCCGGATCGTGCTGCGGGCGCTGCGTTGCGCGCCCTTGCACGCCTGATCGATTACCCGGACGGCGAATTGCGCCAGGCGCTGCCGGAGCTGCGTGCAACGCTGCATGCCGCGCGCCGGGCGGGTGCTCCGCTGTCGGACGATCGCCTCGCGGAACTCGATCGGCTGGCAAGGAGCCTTGCGGACAGCGACCCGCTCGATGCCGAAGCAGAGTACGTGAGGGTGTTCGATTCCTCCCGTGCCTGCTCGTTGCACCTGTTCGAGCATGTGCACGGAGACTCGCGCGAGCGCGGTCCGGCACTGGTCGATCTGCGCCACAGCTACGAACAGGCGGGGCTGCTGCTCGCGCCAGGCGAGTTGCCCGATTACCTGCCGGCAGTGCTCGAATTTGCCTCGACCCAGCCGGCAACGCAGACGCGCGGGTTCCTTGGCGAGCTGACCCATATCCTCAATGCGATCCACAGCGCGCTGCGTCGCCTGGAGTCGCCGTACGCGTCGGCGATCGCGGCGATCGTCGAGCTTGCCGGTGAGGAGCCGACTGCCGTGGAGTCGGCTCCAGAGCCCGCACTCGATGCATTGTGGGAAGAGCCGCCCGCCTTCGACGGCTGCACGCCGTATCGCGCACGACCACAGCCGGTCGCTTCCGCCGACCCGGTTCGATTGGTTGGCGAGCCGCAGCGCGTCGCCGTACCTGTTTCCAGCAACGGAGCCCCGTCATGA
- the narH gene encoding nitrate reductase subunit beta yields MKVRAQIGMVLNLDKCIGCHTCSVTCKNVWTSRPGVEYAWFNNVESKPGIGYPKHWEDQQQWQGGWVLREDGSLELRQGGKLKLLSRIFSNPNMPEIDDYYEPFTFDYEHLHSAPEMSAAPTARPRSLITGQRMEKIEWGPNWEEILGGEFASRSADTNFEQVQKQMYGEFENTFMMYLPRLCEHCLNPACVASCPSGSIYKREEDGVVLIDQDKCRGWRMCVSGCPYKKIYYNWKSGKAEKCTFCYPRIEAGMPTVCSETCVGRIRYLGVLLYDADRIAEAAAVADEKDLYPAQLGVFLDPSDPQVIAAARRDGVPEAWLEAARSSPVYRMAVDWKIALPLHPEYRTLPMVWYVPPLSPITAAAAAGQLATKGVIPDVNELRIPVQYLANLLTAGDPAPVISALERMLAMRAWQRSRHVDGAPDATVLAQVGLDEAEAESMYRLLAIANYEDRFVIPSTHREYAENAFELRGGCGFSFGNGCSDGSSEASLFGSGRRRTIPVKLVE; encoded by the coding sequence ATGAAAGTACGCGCGCAGATCGGCATGGTGCTGAACCTCGACAAGTGCATCGGCTGTCATACCTGCTCGGTGACGTGCAAGAACGTCTGGACCAGTCGTCCCGGCGTGGAGTACGCGTGGTTCAACAACGTCGAGAGCAAGCCGGGGATCGGCTACCCCAAGCACTGGGAGGACCAGCAACAGTGGCAGGGTGGCTGGGTGCTTCGTGAGGACGGCAGTCTGGAGTTGCGCCAGGGCGGCAAACTGAAGCTGCTGTCGCGCATCTTCTCGAACCCGAACATGCCGGAGATCGACGACTACTACGAACCGTTCACCTTCGATTACGAACACCTGCACTCGGCACCCGAAATGAGTGCAGCACCAACGGCACGCCCGCGCAGCCTGATCACCGGCCAGCGCATGGAGAAGATCGAATGGGGGCCGAACTGGGAGGAAATCCTCGGTGGTGAGTTCGCCAGCCGCTCCGCAGACACGAACTTCGAGCAGGTACAGAAGCAGATGTACGGCGAGTTCGAAAACACCTTCATGATGTATCTGCCGCGGCTTTGCGAGCACTGCCTGAACCCGGCGTGCGTCGCGAGCTGTCCCTCGGGTTCGATCTACAAGCGCGAGGAAGACGGCGTGGTCCTGATCGACCAGGACAAGTGCCGTGGTTGGCGCATGTGTGTGTCCGGCTGTCCGTACAAGAAGATCTATTACAACTGGAAGTCCGGCAAGGCCGAGAAGTGCACCTTCTGCTACCCGCGCATCGAAGCGGGTATGCCCACCGTGTGTTCGGAGACCTGTGTTGGCCGCATCCGTTATCTCGGCGTGTTGCTCTACGACGCCGATCGCATCGCCGAGGCAGCGGCCGTTGCCGACGAAAAGGATCTCTACCCGGCGCAGCTCGGCGTCTTCCTCGATCCCTCGGACCCGCAGGTGATCGCCGCGGCGCGCCGCGACGGCGTGCCCGAAGCGTGGCTGGAAGCGGCGCGCTCGAGTCCGGTCTACCGCATGGCGGTCGATTGGAAGATTGCGCTGCCGCTGCATCCCGAATACCGCACGCTGCCGATGGTCTGGTACGTGCCGCCGCTGTCGCCGATCACTGCGGCGGCTGCTGCCGGGCAGCTCGCCACCAAGGGCGTGATTCCCGACGTCAACGAGCTGCGCATCCCGGTGCAGTACCTCGCGAACCTGCTGACCGCAGGCGATCCGGCACCGGTGATTTCTGCGCTGGAACGCATGCTCGCGATGCGCGCGTGGCAACGCTCGCGTCACGTGGATGGCGCGCCCGATGCGACGGTGCTGGCGCAGGTCGGACTCGACGAGGCAGAGGCCGAGAGCATGTACCGACTGCTCGCAATCGCGAACTACGAGGACCGCTTCGTGATTCCTTCGACGCATCGCGAGTACGCCGAGAACGCGTTCGAGCTGCGTGGCGGCTGTGGCTTCAGCTTCGGCAACGGCTGCTCGGACGGCAGCAGCGAAGCCAGCCTGTTCGGAAGCGGTCGCCGCCGCACGATTCCCGTGAAGCTGGTCGAGTGA